The following proteins are encoded in a genomic region of Hippoglossus hippoglossus isolate fHipHip1 chromosome 3, fHipHip1.pri, whole genome shotgun sequence:
- the LOC117756054 gene encoding SKI family transcriptional corepressor 1 homolog-B-like isoform X1: MESMPGQLRDAGRDASSSPRSKQDAPSFSSSLKPNQVSETSLYGVPIVCLVIDGKERLCLAQISNTLLKNYSYNEIHNRRVALGITCVQCTPVQLELLRRAGAMPISSRRCGMITKREAERLCKSFLGAHSPPKLPENFAFDVCHDCAWGCRGSFIPARYNSSRAKCIKCSLCNMYFSPNKFIFHSHRTPESKYLQPDAANFNSWRRHLKLTDKKHSDDINHAWEDVKAMFNGGSRKRTLPMGGSSMSSMKSQASSSLARTSSPEIPHKTLRCDEDQGNTNLSLASGARSYPIIPVPSKSFGMLQKIPPPLFPHHPYGFPSYGLCQKKSDGVPDPNKPTVPGMFWPGAKDTLYPAFPMFWPTPGGLPLPPYPGSPPKPLPELPGVRQGELDLSDQSDRGANTPKDTSSHHPHHQQDGGERCPSSQSSSTRNDEDKSGDETPPRKISYMSAFRPVGKDAETIAKLYSNRDSYSVRPGYLSPDFISESSSYRSLSPDRDSVVDEDDDDLDVDVESNRGLDEDEPIRISPGGDHRDSPVPERVSSGAEESQEQPDASSPGASAASASASAASPEESAHTGSSDEDRQMRNGSPLHEVYAHEKEKEPSSFGSKQSSSPRRSNGAHHVSEIHNQRTAAAYQEHRGRQADGALRIDISVHERDLENMAKEELQKQLVEQVELRKKLEREFQHLKDNFQDQMKRELSYREEMVQQLQIVREAHDALHHFSCKMLTPRQCTGACTFKPPLLPP; encoded by the exons ATGGAGTCGATGCCCGGACAGCTTCGAGACGCGGGACGAGACGCCAGCTCTTCCCCGAGGTCCAAGCAGGACGCACCGAGCTTCTCCAGCAGCCTGAAGCCAAACCAAGTGAGCGAGACCTCCTTGTACGGGGTCCCCATCGTGTGTCTAGTCATTGACGGGAAGGAGAGGCTCTGCCTGGCGCAGATTTCCAACACGCTGCTGAAAAACTACAGCTACAACGAGATCCACAACCGCCGGGTGGCTTTGGGCATCACCTGCGTGCAGTGCACCCCGGtccagctggagctgctgcggCGCGCCGGGGCCATGCCCATCTCCTCCCGGCGCTGCGGCATGATCACCAAGCGGGAGGCCGAGCGGCTCTGCAAGTCCTTCCTGGGGGCGCACAGCCCCCCGAAGCTGCCGGAGAACTTCGCATTTGACGTGTGTCACGACTGCGCCTGGGGCTGCAGAGGCAGCTTCATCCCCGCCAGGTACAACAGCTCCAGAGCCAAGTGCATCAAGTGCAGCCTCTGCAACATGTATTTCTCCCCGAACAAGTTCATCTTCCACTCGCACCGCACCCCGGAGTCCAAGTACCTGCAGCCGGACGCGGCCAACTTCAACTCGTGGAGACGCCACTTGAAACTGACGGATAAAAAACATTCTGACGACATTAACCACGCGTGGGAGGATGTAAAGGCCATGTTCAACGGGGGGAGCAGAAAGAGGACTCTGCCCATGGGCGGCTCGTCCATGTCGTCGATGAAATCACAGGCCTCGTCCAGCTTGGCCCGAACCAGCTCCCCGGAGATCCCCCACAAAACTTTACGGTGCGACGAGGACCAGGGGAACACTAACCTGAGTCTGGCGAGCGGCGCACGGAGCTACCCGATCATCCCAGTGCCCAGCAAGAGCTTCGGCATGCTCCAGAAAATCCCCCCGCCTCTGTTCCCCCATCACCCCTATGGCTTCCCCAGCTACGGACTGTGTCAGAAAAAGAGTGATGGAGTCCCTGACCCGAACAAACCCACTGTGCCCGGGATGTTCTGGCCTGGCGCAAAGGACACCCTCTACCCTGCCTTCCCCATGTTCTGGCCCACACCCGGCGGCCTCCCCCTGCCGCCGTACCCGGGCTCCCCACCCAAACCTCTCCCTGAGCTGCCCGGCGTCCGGCAGGGTGAGCTCGACCTATCTGACCAAAGTGACCGGGGAGCGAACACACCCAAAGACACCAGctcccaccacccccaccaccagcaGGACGGCGGGGAGCGCTGCCCCAGCTCCCAGTCCTCATCCACCAGGAACGACGAGGACAAATCCGGGGACGAGACCCCCCCGAGGAAGATCAGCTACATGTCGGCCTTCAGACCCGTGGGCAAAGACGCGGAGACCATCGCCAAACTATACAGCAACCGGGACAGCTACAGCGTGCGTCCTGGCTACTTGTCCCCGGATTTTATCAGCGAGAGCTCCAGCTACAGATCGCTATCCCCGGACCGGGACAGCGTGGttgacgaagacgacgacgaccTGGACGTGGATGTGGAGTCCAACCGGGGACTGGACGAGGATGAGCCCATCCGGATCTCACCGGGAGGGGACCACCGTGACTCCCCTGTGCCGGAGCGCGTCTCCTCGGGTGCTGAGGAGAGCCAGGAGCAGCCGGACGCCTCCAGCCCcggagcatcagcagcatcagcatcagcatcagcagcatcaccGGAGGAGAGCGCGCACACTGGGTCATCAGACGAGGACAGGCAGATGCGTAATGGCTCTCCTCTTCATGAA GTGTACGCtcatgaaaaggaaaaggagcCTTCGTCCTTTGGGTCCAAACAATCGAGCAGCCCGCGCAGATCCAACG GAGCTCATCACGTGTCTGAGATACACAACCAACGCACTGCAGCAGCCTATCAGGAGCACAGGGGCAGAcaag CCGATGGGGCTTTACGCATCGACATCAGCGTGCATGAAAGAGATCTGGAGAACATGGCGAAAG AGGAGTTGCAGAAGCAGCTCGTGGAGCAAGTGGAGCTGAGGAAAAAGTTGGAGAGAGAATTTCAGCATTTAAAAG ATAATTTCCAGGATCAAATGAAGCGTGAGCTGTCCTACAGAGAGGAAATggtccagcagctgcagattgTTCGAG AAGCTCACGACGCCCTTCACCATTTCTCCTGCAAGATGCTCACCCCTCGTCAGTGCACGGGAGCCTGCACCTTCAAACCCCCGCTGCTGCCTCCATAG
- the LOC117756054 gene encoding SKI family transcriptional corepressor 1 homolog-B-like isoform X2: protein MESMPGQLRDAGRDASSSPRSKQDAPSFSSSLKPNQVSETSLYGVPIVCLVIDGKERLCLAQISNTLLKNYSYNEIHNRRVALGITCVQCTPVQLELLRRAGAMPISSRRCGMITKREAERLCKSFLGAHSPPKLPENFAFDVCHDCAWGCRGSFIPARYNSSRAKCIKCSLCNMYFSPNKFIFHSHRTPESKYLQPDAANFNSWRRHLKLTDKKHSDDINHAWEDVKAMFNGGSRKRTLPMGGSSMSSMKSQASSSLARTSSPEIPHKTLRCDEDQGNTNLSLASGARSYPIIPVPSKSFGMLQKIPPPLFPHHPYGFPSYGLCQKKSDGVPDPNKPTVPGMFWPGAKDTLYPAFPMFWPTPGGLPLPPYPGSPPKPLPELPGVRQGELDLSDQSDRGANTPKDTSSHHPHHQQDGGERCPSSQSSSTRNDEDKSGDETPPRKISYMSAFRPVGKDAETIAKLYSNRDSYSVRPGYLSPDFISESSSYRSLSPDRDSVVDEDDDDLDVDVESNRGLDEDEPIRISPGGDHRDSPVPERVSSGAEESQEQPDASSPGASAASASASAASPEESAHTGSSDEDRQMRNGSPLHEVYAHEKEKEPSSFGSKQSSSPRRSNGAHHVSEIHNQRTAAAYQEHRGRQADGALRIDISVHERDLENMAKEELQKQLVEQVELRKKLEREFQHLKDNFQDQMKRELSYREEMVQQLQIVRAHDALHHFSCKMLTPRQCTGACTFKPPLLPP from the exons ATGGAGTCGATGCCCGGACAGCTTCGAGACGCGGGACGAGACGCCAGCTCTTCCCCGAGGTCCAAGCAGGACGCACCGAGCTTCTCCAGCAGCCTGAAGCCAAACCAAGTGAGCGAGACCTCCTTGTACGGGGTCCCCATCGTGTGTCTAGTCATTGACGGGAAGGAGAGGCTCTGCCTGGCGCAGATTTCCAACACGCTGCTGAAAAACTACAGCTACAACGAGATCCACAACCGCCGGGTGGCTTTGGGCATCACCTGCGTGCAGTGCACCCCGGtccagctggagctgctgcggCGCGCCGGGGCCATGCCCATCTCCTCCCGGCGCTGCGGCATGATCACCAAGCGGGAGGCCGAGCGGCTCTGCAAGTCCTTCCTGGGGGCGCACAGCCCCCCGAAGCTGCCGGAGAACTTCGCATTTGACGTGTGTCACGACTGCGCCTGGGGCTGCAGAGGCAGCTTCATCCCCGCCAGGTACAACAGCTCCAGAGCCAAGTGCATCAAGTGCAGCCTCTGCAACATGTATTTCTCCCCGAACAAGTTCATCTTCCACTCGCACCGCACCCCGGAGTCCAAGTACCTGCAGCCGGACGCGGCCAACTTCAACTCGTGGAGACGCCACTTGAAACTGACGGATAAAAAACATTCTGACGACATTAACCACGCGTGGGAGGATGTAAAGGCCATGTTCAACGGGGGGAGCAGAAAGAGGACTCTGCCCATGGGCGGCTCGTCCATGTCGTCGATGAAATCACAGGCCTCGTCCAGCTTGGCCCGAACCAGCTCCCCGGAGATCCCCCACAAAACTTTACGGTGCGACGAGGACCAGGGGAACACTAACCTGAGTCTGGCGAGCGGCGCACGGAGCTACCCGATCATCCCAGTGCCCAGCAAGAGCTTCGGCATGCTCCAGAAAATCCCCCCGCCTCTGTTCCCCCATCACCCCTATGGCTTCCCCAGCTACGGACTGTGTCAGAAAAAGAGTGATGGAGTCCCTGACCCGAACAAACCCACTGTGCCCGGGATGTTCTGGCCTGGCGCAAAGGACACCCTCTACCCTGCCTTCCCCATGTTCTGGCCCACACCCGGCGGCCTCCCCCTGCCGCCGTACCCGGGCTCCCCACCCAAACCTCTCCCTGAGCTGCCCGGCGTCCGGCAGGGTGAGCTCGACCTATCTGACCAAAGTGACCGGGGAGCGAACACACCCAAAGACACCAGctcccaccacccccaccaccagcaGGACGGCGGGGAGCGCTGCCCCAGCTCCCAGTCCTCATCCACCAGGAACGACGAGGACAAATCCGGGGACGAGACCCCCCCGAGGAAGATCAGCTACATGTCGGCCTTCAGACCCGTGGGCAAAGACGCGGAGACCATCGCCAAACTATACAGCAACCGGGACAGCTACAGCGTGCGTCCTGGCTACTTGTCCCCGGATTTTATCAGCGAGAGCTCCAGCTACAGATCGCTATCCCCGGACCGGGACAGCGTGGttgacgaagacgacgacgaccTGGACGTGGATGTGGAGTCCAACCGGGGACTGGACGAGGATGAGCCCATCCGGATCTCACCGGGAGGGGACCACCGTGACTCCCCTGTGCCGGAGCGCGTCTCCTCGGGTGCTGAGGAGAGCCAGGAGCAGCCGGACGCCTCCAGCCCcggagcatcagcagcatcagcatcagcatcagcagcatcaccGGAGGAGAGCGCGCACACTGGGTCATCAGACGAGGACAGGCAGATGCGTAATGGCTCTCCTCTTCATGAA GTGTACGCtcatgaaaaggaaaaggagcCTTCGTCCTTTGGGTCCAAACAATCGAGCAGCCCGCGCAGATCCAACG GAGCTCATCACGTGTCTGAGATACACAACCAACGCACTGCAGCAGCCTATCAGGAGCACAGGGGCAGAcaag CCGATGGGGCTTTACGCATCGACATCAGCGTGCATGAAAGAGATCTGGAGAACATGGCGAAAG AGGAGTTGCAGAAGCAGCTCGTGGAGCAAGTGGAGCTGAGGAAAAAGTTGGAGAGAGAATTTCAGCATTTAAAAG ATAATTTCCAGGATCAAATGAAGCGTGAGCTGTCCTACAGAGAGGAAATggtccagcagctgcagattgTTCGAG CTCACGACGCCCTTCACCATTTCTCCTGCAAGATGCTCACCCCTCGTCAGTGCACGGGAGCCTGCACCTTCAAACCCCCGCTGCTGCCTCCATAG
- the LOC117756054 gene encoding SKI family transcriptional corepressor 1 homolog-B-like isoform X3, which produces MESMPGQLRDAGRDASSSPRSKQDAPSFSSSLKPNQVSETSLYGVPIVCLVIDGKERLCLAQISNTLLKNYSYNEIHNRRVALGITCVQCTPVQLELLRRAGAMPISSRRCGMITKREAERLCKSFLGAHSPPKLPENFAFDVCHDCAWGCRGSFIPARYNSSRAKCIKCSLCNMYFSPNKFIFHSHRTPESKYLQPDAANFNSWRRHLKLTDKKHSDDINHAWEDVKAMFNGGSRKRTLPMGGSSMSSMKSQASSSLARTSSPEIPHKTLRCDEDQGNTNLSLASGARSYPIIPVPSKSFGMLQKIPPPLFPHHPYGFPSYGLCQKKSDGVPDPNKPTVPGMFWPGAKDTLYPAFPMFWPTPGGLPLPPYPGSPPKPLPELPGVRQGELDLSDQSDRGANTPKDTSSHHPHHQQDGGERCPSSQSSSTRNDEDKSGDETPPRKISYMSAFRPVGKDAETIAKLYSNRDSYSVRPGYLSPDFISESSSYRSLSPDRDSVVDEDDDDLDVDVESNRGLDEDEPIRISPGGDHRDSPVPERVSSGAEESQEQPDASSPGASAASASASAASPEESAHTGSSDEDRQMRNGSPLHEVYAHEKEKEPSSFGSKQSSSPRRSNEELQKQLVEQVELRKKLEREFQHLKDNFQDQMKRELSYREEMVQQLQIVRDTLCSELDQERKARYAIQQKLKGKLICSKKKHEHMTLI; this is translated from the exons ATGGAGTCGATGCCCGGACAGCTTCGAGACGCGGGACGAGACGCCAGCTCTTCCCCGAGGTCCAAGCAGGACGCACCGAGCTTCTCCAGCAGCCTGAAGCCAAACCAAGTGAGCGAGACCTCCTTGTACGGGGTCCCCATCGTGTGTCTAGTCATTGACGGGAAGGAGAGGCTCTGCCTGGCGCAGATTTCCAACACGCTGCTGAAAAACTACAGCTACAACGAGATCCACAACCGCCGGGTGGCTTTGGGCATCACCTGCGTGCAGTGCACCCCGGtccagctggagctgctgcggCGCGCCGGGGCCATGCCCATCTCCTCCCGGCGCTGCGGCATGATCACCAAGCGGGAGGCCGAGCGGCTCTGCAAGTCCTTCCTGGGGGCGCACAGCCCCCCGAAGCTGCCGGAGAACTTCGCATTTGACGTGTGTCACGACTGCGCCTGGGGCTGCAGAGGCAGCTTCATCCCCGCCAGGTACAACAGCTCCAGAGCCAAGTGCATCAAGTGCAGCCTCTGCAACATGTATTTCTCCCCGAACAAGTTCATCTTCCACTCGCACCGCACCCCGGAGTCCAAGTACCTGCAGCCGGACGCGGCCAACTTCAACTCGTGGAGACGCCACTTGAAACTGACGGATAAAAAACATTCTGACGACATTAACCACGCGTGGGAGGATGTAAAGGCCATGTTCAACGGGGGGAGCAGAAAGAGGACTCTGCCCATGGGCGGCTCGTCCATGTCGTCGATGAAATCACAGGCCTCGTCCAGCTTGGCCCGAACCAGCTCCCCGGAGATCCCCCACAAAACTTTACGGTGCGACGAGGACCAGGGGAACACTAACCTGAGTCTGGCGAGCGGCGCACGGAGCTACCCGATCATCCCAGTGCCCAGCAAGAGCTTCGGCATGCTCCAGAAAATCCCCCCGCCTCTGTTCCCCCATCACCCCTATGGCTTCCCCAGCTACGGACTGTGTCAGAAAAAGAGTGATGGAGTCCCTGACCCGAACAAACCCACTGTGCCCGGGATGTTCTGGCCTGGCGCAAAGGACACCCTCTACCCTGCCTTCCCCATGTTCTGGCCCACACCCGGCGGCCTCCCCCTGCCGCCGTACCCGGGCTCCCCACCCAAACCTCTCCCTGAGCTGCCCGGCGTCCGGCAGGGTGAGCTCGACCTATCTGACCAAAGTGACCGGGGAGCGAACACACCCAAAGACACCAGctcccaccacccccaccaccagcaGGACGGCGGGGAGCGCTGCCCCAGCTCCCAGTCCTCATCCACCAGGAACGACGAGGACAAATCCGGGGACGAGACCCCCCCGAGGAAGATCAGCTACATGTCGGCCTTCAGACCCGTGGGCAAAGACGCGGAGACCATCGCCAAACTATACAGCAACCGGGACAGCTACAGCGTGCGTCCTGGCTACTTGTCCCCGGATTTTATCAGCGAGAGCTCCAGCTACAGATCGCTATCCCCGGACCGGGACAGCGTGGttgacgaagacgacgacgaccTGGACGTGGATGTGGAGTCCAACCGGGGACTGGACGAGGATGAGCCCATCCGGATCTCACCGGGAGGGGACCACCGTGACTCCCCTGTGCCGGAGCGCGTCTCCTCGGGTGCTGAGGAGAGCCAGGAGCAGCCGGACGCCTCCAGCCCcggagcatcagcagcatcagcatcagcatcagcagcatcaccGGAGGAGAGCGCGCACACTGGGTCATCAGACGAGGACAGGCAGATGCGTAATGGCTCTCCTCTTCATGAA GTGTACGCtcatgaaaaggaaaaggagcCTTCGTCCTTTGGGTCCAAACAATCGAGCAGCCCGCGCAGATCCAACG AGGAGTTGCAGAAGCAGCTCGTGGAGCAAGTGGAGCTGAGGAAAAAGTTGGAGAGAGAATTTCAGCATTTAAAAG ATAATTTCCAGGATCAAATGAAGCGTGAGCTGTCCTACAGAGAGGAAATggtccagcagctgcagattgTTCGAG acACTTTGTGCAGCGAGTTGGACCAAGAGAGAAAGGCTCGTTATGCAATACAGCAGAAGCTAAAAGGTAAATTGATCTGCTCcaaaaagaaacatgaacacatgacaCTTATTTAA